One genomic segment of Plasmodium cynomolgi strain B DNA, chromosome 14, whole genome shotgun sequence includes these proteins:
- a CDS encoding hypothetical protein (putative), with protein sequence SVFGKYQKNLYDVLKYTHTVLLDNVPSSYGILNEILYTLQNYVNGNGGLFICWRKKLFHLSYYDYMFLSSDVLFKRKVIKIVKLIFKGKYSLYILHCEFDLYSAQNKLSNLDDLVVLMKKTLWKIYLFQIFYINRRRFKRREGSMCNVDELPTHEYVDKIEAIANMSRAEKELHTKEEVVGPFSNIGDDEKGDSTHSHNGDAPDTLKEDQTDKPVTTMNFRNSSMLVIGSFNIDVNEEGGLYDKLVNLNGQGKMKDLFFYKNINYKLQKTYDIVDRKNTLVNGLNYSFGLTDNIFLVESFFINTEDITELTYLFSPSDVISEKMSKLNKSLSRYNLENFSQLINKNGVLIKFQDVFNYGVDILTQKKGNEFSDHWALSARIHLKNPSKSVNLFIEKQLHNFLLNVERYFILGKRSYHELCAVVSSALSGEQNPNRDDKNTGGNFKKKNHREEAKMDKYNYSQRCIISSANINCIHKVERRLYNILSRCFESD encoded by the coding sequence TCTGTCTTtggaaaatatcaaaaaaatttatatgatgTGTTGAAATATACTCATACTGTATTGCTGGACAATGTCCCCTCATCATATGgcattttaaatgaaattttatatacCCTCCAAAATTATGTGAACGGAAATGGGGGGCTATTCATCTGCTGGAGGAAAAAGCTCTTCCACTTGTCCTACTACGATTACATGTTTTTATCATCCGATGTTTTGTTTAAAAGgaaagttataaaaattgtgaaattaatttttaaaggaaaatacaGTTTGTACATTTTACACTGCGAATTTGATTTATACAGCGCTCAAAATAAGCTGAGCAATTTGGATGATCTAGTTGTACTGATGAAGAAAACGTTGTGGAAAATTTATCTCTTTCagatattttacataaataggAGACGATTCAAACGTAGGGAAGGATCTATGTGCAATGTGGATGAATTGCCTACACATGAGTATGTTGACAAAATTGAGGCAATAGCAAACATGAGTAGGGCGGAGAAGGAACTACACacgaaggaagaagtggTAGGTCCCTTTTCCAACATAGGGGatgatgaaaaaggggatagTACCCACAGCCATAATGGCGATGCACCGGATACGTTGAAGGAAGACCAAACAGATAAACCCGTAACAACCATGAACTTCAGAAACAGCTCCATGTTAGTTATCGGAAGCTTCAACATAGACGTCAATGAAGAGGGGGGACTATACGACAAACTTGTAAATCTAAACGGtcaaggaaaaatgaaagatttatttttttacaaaaatattaattataaattacaaaaaacgTACGACATTGTGGATCGGAAAAACACCCTGGTTAATGGATTGAACTACTCATTTGGATTGACggataatattttcctcGTAGAGTCCTTTTTCATCAACACGGAAGACATCACGGAACTCACCTATTTATTTAGCCCCTCAGATGTGATCTctgaaaaaatgagcaagtTAAATAAATCTCTAAGTAGGTacaatttggaaaacttTTCTCAACtgattaacaaaaatggagtgcTCATAAAATTTCAAGATGTCTTTAACTACGGAGTTGATATATTAAcgcagaaaaagggaaatgaaTTTAGTGACCACTGGGCTTTATCTGCACGGatccatttaaaaaatcccAGTAAAAGTGTCAACCTCTTTATAGAAAAACAGCTCCATAACTTCTTGCTCAACGTTGAGAGGTACTTCATTTTGGGGAAAAGGTCTTACCACGAACTGTGCGCTGTGGTGAGCTCTGCCCTCTCGGGGGAGCAAAACCCCAATCGGGACGATAAAAATACAGGgggtaattttaaaaaaaagaaccatcGGGAAGAAGCCAAGATGGACAAGTATAACTATTCACAAAGGTGCATAATATCAAGTGCAAACATTAATTGCATTCACAAGGTGGAAAGACGGCTGTACAACATCCTGTCCAGGTGTTTCGAATCTGAT